The following coding sequences are from one Lolium rigidum isolate FL_2022 chromosome 6, APGP_CSIRO_Lrig_0.1, whole genome shotgun sequence window:
- the LOC124667950 gene encoding putative disease resistance protein RGA4 — protein sequence MAHRLRSLRRKLDAVAAGRDRLRLNPNVSPPAHPAAPPKRETISMVDEAKTVGRAADKEKLMKLVLDLTSEEDVSVIPIVGFGGLGKTTLAQLVFNDRRANDEVFDLRIWVSMSVDFSLRRLIQPIVSATKLKRDLSSLEAIANFLSETFTGKKYLLVLDDVWSENQEEWERLKLLLKDGKRGSKIIVTTRNRKVGMMVRTVPPFALKGLSDDDCWELFKRKAFEEGEEDLHPKLVKVGKEIVRKCGGVPLAAKALGSILRFKRNEESWVAVKDSEIWQLDKEDTILPSLKLTYDQMPPGLKQCFAYCASFPRNHEIDRDKLIQQWIALGFIEPAKYGCQSVYDQANDYFEHLLWISFLQEVQEHDLSKKELEEDRNIKYKIHDLVHDLAQSVAGDEVQIINSKNANGGTEACHYASLADDMGVPKVLWNMLHKVRALHSWSYALDTQLLLYFRCLRVLDLRGSQITELPQSVGRLKHLRYLDLSSTPIRSLPNCISNLHNLQTLHLSNCVNLYVLPMSICSLENLETLNLSFCHFQTLPDSIGHLQNLQNLNMSFCSFLWTLPNSIGELKKLQALNFKGCVILETLPDTICRLQSLHFLNLSRCGVLRALPKNIGNLSNLLHLNLSQCSDLEAIPNSIGCITRLQTLDMSHCSNLSELPGSIGGLLELQTLIISHHARSLALPIATSHLPILQTLDLSWNIGLEELPESIGNLHSLKELILFQCWSLRKLPESMSGLMMLESLSLVGCEDLAKLPDGMTTITNLKHLKNDQCGSLERLPGGFGKWTKLETLSLLIIGDTCSSIAELKDLNLLTGFLKIECCSQKKNLTNDANRANLRNKRKLGTLSVSWTSSCSSDDLKNVETFLEVLMPPENLEVLEICGYMGTKFPSWMMKSMESWLPNITSLSLGNIPNCICVPPLGHIPYLQSLELRHMSSVRNMSSEILTAGQKNTLYQSLKELHFEDMPELEIWPTSLAMDSNESQHEIFMFPVLKTVTASGCPKMRPNPCLPDAISDLSLSNSSEMLSVGRMFGPSSSKFASLLRRLWITNCHASSNDWNLLQHRPKLEDLTIKYCESLHVLPQAIRYLSMLRKLKIDNCADLEVLPEWLGDLIALESLEISCCQKLVSLPEGLRCLTALEELIVSGCSSALAENCRKETGKDWFKISHIPSILIS from the coding sequence TCGCGCAGCTAGTGTTCAACGACCGGAGGGCCAACGACGAGGTGTTCGACCTTCGGATTTGGGTCTCCATGTCCGTTGATTTCAGTCTCAGGAGGCTGATCCAGCCGATTGTGAGCGCGACCAAGTTGAAGCGCGATCTGAGCAGCTTGGAAGCCATTGCAAATTTCTTGTCGGAGACGTTCACGGGGAAGAAGTACCTGCTGGTTCTTGACGATGTGTGGAGCGAGAACCAGGAGGAGTGGGAGAGGCTGAAGCTGCTCCTCAAGGATGGCAAGcggggcagcaagatcatcgtgACGACACGGAACCGCAAGGTCGGCATGATGGTGCGTACTGTGCCTCCATTCGCGCTCAAAGGCCTCTCCGATGATGATTGTTGGGAGCTGTTCAAGAGAAAGGCTTTTGAGGAAGGGGAGGAGGATTTGCATCCCAAGTTGGTCAAGGTAGGGAAGGAGATTGTCCGGAAATGCGGTGGTGTGCCGTTGGCAGCCAAGGCTCTTGGGAGCATTTTGCGGTTCAAGAGGAATGAGGAATCATGGGTAGCTGTGAAGGACAGTGAGATATGGCAGCTGGATAAGGAAGACACAATCTTGCCGTCTCTCAAGCTTACCTATGACCAAATGCCACCTGGTCTAAAGCAGTGCTTTGCGTATTGCGCATCATTTCCTAGAAACCATGAGATTGACAGGGACAAGCTTATTCAGCAATGGATTGCTCTTGGCTTTATTGAACCTGCAAAGTATGGCTGCCAATCGGTTTATGATCAAGCGAACGACTATTTTGAGCACTTATTGTGGATTTCATTCCTTCAAGAAGTACAGGAGCACGATTTATCGAAGAAAGAATTAGAAGAAGATCGCAATATTAAGTACAAGATTCATGACTTGGTGCATGACCTTGCTCAATCTGTTGCCGGGGATGAAGTCCAGATCATCAACTCTAAGAATGCCAATGGGGGCACTGAAGCATGCCACTATGCATCATTGGCTGATGACATGGGGGTGCCTAAAGTTCTTTGGAACATGCTTCATAAAGTTCGTGCATTACATTCCTGGAGTTATGCTCTTGATACCCAGTTGCTTCTTTACTTCAGGTGCTTGCGAGTACTAGATTTGCGAGGCAGCCAAATTACAGAGCTTCCGCAGTCGGTTGGTAGATTGAAACACTTGAGGTACTTGGATCTCTCCTCAACCCCTATCAGAAGTCTGCCCAATTGCATCAGTAACCTCCACAATCTGCAAACACTTCATTTGTCGAATTGTGTTAATCTATATGTGCTTCCCATGTCAATATGCAGTCTTGAGAATCTAGAAACCTTGAATCTGTCATTTTGCCACTTTCAAACCTTACCAGATTCCATAGGGCATCTTCAAAACCTACAAAATCTGAACATGTCATTTTGTAGTTTCCTATGGACATTACCCAACTCCATCGGTGAACTAAAAAAATTGCAAGCCTTGAATTTCAAAGGGTGTGTCATCCTTGAGACTCTTCCTGACACTATATGCAGACTGCAAAGTTTGCATTTCTTGAACCTTTCACGGTGTGGAGTTCTCCGAGCATTGCCCAAAAATATTGGGAATCTCTCAAATTTGTTGCACCTGAATTTATCGCAATGCAGTGATCTTGAGGCAATCCCGAACTCAATAGGCTGCATTACGAGGCTGCAAACTCTGGATATGTCTCACTGTAGCAATTTATCAGAATTACCTGGATCCATTGGTGGCCTTCTAGAGCTTCAAACTCTCATTATATCACACCATGCACGCAGTTTGGCATTGCCCATAGCAACCAGTCACCTGCCAATCTTGCAGACATTAGATCTCTCATGGAATATCGGTCTGGAAGAATTGCCTGAATCAATTGGGAATCTTCATAGTTTGAAGGAGCTTATTTTGTTCCAGTGCTGGAGTCTTCGTAAGCTACCTGAGTCTATGTCTGGCCTCATGATGTTGGAGAGTTTGAGCCTTGTTGGCTGTGAGGATCTTGCCAAGCTACCTGACGGCATGACTACCATCACCAATCTGAAGCACCTAAAAAATGACCAGTGTGGATCTTTGGAGAGACTGCCTGGTGGATTTGGGAAATGGACTAAACTTGAAACATTATCGCTGCTCATTATAGGTGACACATGCAGCAGCATTGCGGAGCTAAAAGACCTAAATCTTCTGACTGGCTTTCTTAAAATTGAGTGCTGCTCACAGAAGAAGAATTTGACAAACGATGCCAACAGAGCAAACTTGAGGAACAAGAGGAAACTAGGCACCTTGAGTGTGTCATGGACCAGTTCATGTTCTTCTGATGATCTGAAGAATGTTGAAACATTTCTTGAAGTTCTAATGCCTCCTGAAAACCTTGAGGTCCTTGAAATATGTGGCTACATGGGCACTAAATTTCCCAGCTGGATGATGAAGAGCATGGAGTCCTGGCTTCCAAATATTACCTCCCTCAGTTTAGGAAACATCCCTAACTGCATATGTGTCCCACCTCTTGGCCATATTCCCTACCTCCAGTCTCTTGAGCTCCGCCACATGAGCAGTGTCCGTAACATGAGTTCTGAAATACTTACAGCAGGACAGAAAAACACACTATACCAGTCACTGAAGGAACTCCATTTTGAAGACATGCCTGAGCTAGAGATCTGGCCAACTTCATTGGCAATGGATAGTAACGAGAGTCAACATGAAATATTCATGTTTCCAGTTCTTAAAACTGTCACTGCTAGTGGATGTCCAAAGATGAGGCCGAATCCATGCCTCCCAGATGCTATATCCGATCTGTCACTATCTAACAGCAGTGAGATGTTATCAGTTGGTAGGATGTTCGGTCCATCATCTTCAAAATTTGCGTCACTTCTTAGGAGACTGTGGATTACAAATTGCCATGCATCATCAAATGATTGGAATTTACTTCAGCACAGGCCAAAACTTGAGGATCTAACTATCAAGTACTGCGAAAGCCTACATGTTTTGCCACAGGCCATCAGGTACCTTAGCATGCTTCGTAAGCTGAAGATTGACAATTGCGCTGATTTGGAAGTCCTTCCAGAATGGCTAGGTGATCTCATAGCACTTGAATCTCTGGAGATAAGCTGCTGCCAAAAGTTGGTCTCGTTACCAGAAGGTTTGCGATGCTTGACTGCACTGGAAGAGTTGATTGTCAGTGGTTGTAGCTCTGCACTGGCTGAAAATTGCAGAAAAGAGACAGGCAAGGATTGGTTCAAGATCAGTCATATACCAAGTATCCTCATCTCGTGA
- the LOC124667827 gene encoding uncharacterized oxidoreductase At4g09670-like: MAVADCGAAFLFSHPENSPNARRFSIQVPAGRSRLHIPLAMSSAAVPPPEEPPSPVRFGIMGCGSIARKLSRAMLLVGPAVDVAAVASRSGDKARLFAADNGLPAGTRLHGSYEALLDDPDIDAIYLPLPTSLHLKWATAAAERGKHLLLEKPTAPCAAELDHILAACEASGVQFMDSTMWMHNPRTAKMRQLIADHDTIGDVRVINSIVSFRANEDFLKNDIRVKPDLDALGALGDIGWYCIRAILWAVDYELPKNVIALRHPVKNQAGVVLACGASLYWEDGKVATFHCSFLTNLTMDVTVVGTNGTIHVTDLVIPYDEKYGPFSLDSKTNFTELTTGWDPHPSKNVVTTDLPQEALMVQEFCRLVRNIRDAGGKPEGKWPAITRKTQIVVDAVKTSIDTGCESVDVVS, translated from the exons ATGGCCGTAGCTGATTGCGGCGCCGCGTTCTTGTTCAGCCACCCCGAGAATTCCCCCAATGCGCGTCGATTCTCGATCCAAGTTCCTGCCGGCAGATCGCGCCTCCACATTCCGCTCGCCATGTCGTCCGCCGCCGTGCCACCGCCGGAGGAGCCGCCGAGCCCGGTGCGGTTCGGCATCATGGGCTGCGGCTCCATCGCGCGCAAGCTCTCGCGGGCCATGCTGCTGGTCGGCCCCGCCGTCGACGTGGCCGCCGTCGCCAGCCGCTCCGGGGACAAGGCGCGCCTCTTCGCCGCCGACAACGGCCTCCCCGCCGGCACGCGCCTCCACGGCTCCTACGAGGCGCTCCTCGACGACCCGGACATCGACGCCATCTACCTCCCGCTCCCCACCAGCCTCCACCTCAagtgggccaccgccgccgccgagcggggCAAGCACCTGCTCCTCGAGAAGCCCACCGCGCCCTGCGCCGCCGAGCTCGACCATATCCTCGCCGCCTGCGAGGCTAGCGGCGTCCAGTTCATGGATTCTACCATGTGGATGCACAACCCCCGCACTGCCAAGATGCGCCAGCTCATCGCTGATCACGACACCATCGGCGACGTCAGAGTT ATAAACAGCATTGTCAGCTTTCGAGCAAACGAAGATTTCCTCAAGAATGACATCAGGGTAAAGCCAGACCTTGATGCCCTGGGCGCACTTGGTGATATCGGGTGGTACTGCATCCGCGCGATCTTGTGGGCTGTTGACTATGAGCTGCCCAAGAATGTGATTGCTCTCCGTCACCCTGTTAAGAACCAAGCTGGTGTGGTCCTTGCTTGTGGCGCATCGCTCTATTGGGAGGATGGCAAGGTCGCCACCTTCCACTGTTCTTTCCTTACCAACCTTACTATGGACGTCACTGTCGTTGGCACAAACGGTACTATTCATGTTACTGATTTGGTCATCCCGTACGATGAAAAGTATGGTCCATTCAGCCTAGACTCCAAGACGAACTTCACCGAACTCACTACCGGATGGGACCCACATCCGAGCAAGAATGTTGTCACGACGGACCTACCGCAGGAGGCCCTGATGGTCCAGGAGTTCTGTAGGCTGGTGCGGAACATCAGAGATGCCGGTGGCAAGCCTGAGGGGAAGTGGCCGGCCATCACCCGAAAGACACAGATTGTGGTGGATGCAGTGAAAACTTCTATTGACACTGGATGTGAGTCGGTCGATGTTGTCAGCTAG